The DNA window TGCCTGTAGAACTGGACGAGGTCCCAGAGGAAACGTAGATAGGCATCGAACAGGACAGCCTCGTCCTTCGGACCGGCCTCGATGAGGCTCCGTCTCAGCGCGCCTCCGCGCGTGGCAAGCTCGACGAACTGGAATCCGAAGAGCCTGTTCTTCGGCACTCCCAGATTCTCCGCCCCGATCTCCCACTGGACCCGGGCGGGGCCCAGCGACTCCTCCGGGTGCGCCTTCACGTAGCGCTCGAGGACGAGGCCCAGCCGGTCGGTCAGAGTGTCGGCGGCTTCGTCCGTGGTCAGCAACCAGTAGGCGCCGCCGCGGTGCATCTGGTGGAAGTCCCCGCGCTCCTCAACGAGCCGGTCGCCGAACCGCCGCCAGGCGGCGAGCAGCGAGTCGGTCAGGGCGATCACGCCGGCGCCGCGGCCGAGTTGCGGGCGCGCGGTCTCGATCCTGGCCTCGACCTCCGCGCGGAAGCCTCGGACCTCCTCCTGCATCCAGAGCTCAGGGACGGGGGGGAAGTTCGCGTGCATGCCGCCGGGCACGGAGGGCCGCTGCGCGGCCGCCTGGATGGGCGCGGCGATCCATAGCAGCAGGAGCATGGGAAGATAGCGCATCATCTCTCCTCTCTAGGCTGTCGGGCCGGGGCGGGACGCCTCATGGTCCAAGGTCTCGAGGACGACAACCGCGGCCGCGTGTCCTGCGGTGTGCGTGATCGAGACATGGGTCCGCCTGGCGCCCATTTCGTCCGCGCGCTGCGACGCTGTTCCGTGCAGGAGCAGGATCGGCTGGCCGCTTCGCAGGTTTTGGACCTCGACGTCGATCCAGCGGACTCCACCCGACCAGCCGGTCCCCAGCGCCTTGAACAGCGCCTCCTTGACGGCGAAGCGCGCGGCGAGGAATTGAACCCACTCCCCCCTCGGATGTTCCAGCTCGTTCGGATGGAAGATCCGCCGCAGGAATCGCTCGCCGAACCGCTCTGCTGCGCGCCCGACCCTCTCGACTTCGACCAGGTCGATGCCCACTCCGACGACCATCCCCCCCCCCGCCGCGCCCCTATCGCTGGCAGCGCTTGTCGATCAGGTCGGCCAGAAGACCGATGGCGGCCATTTGCAAGGATGTCATGAGCGTGATCGCGACCGAGGCGTCCATGATCTTCTCGGTGAAGGCGGCGCTGTAGGCGAAGATCGCCACGGCGACGAAGAAGAGAAAGGCGGAGACCGGAAGAAAGATCTTGAGCGGCCTGAAGTAGAGGATCGTACGAATGATCAGGGCGAGGAAGTTCAGGGTGTCCTGCAAGGGGCGGATCTTGGAGCGCCCGCGGCGCGGATGGTAGTCGACGGGCAGATAGGCGATCCGCCTGTCGTTGACGTGCATCGCCAGCGTGATCGTCGTCGTGAAGGAGAACCCCGCCGGAAGGACGGGCAGGTAAGGAACGAGGCTCTCGCGGCGAAATCCTCGCAGTCCTGAGTTGAGGTCCGGGATCTTGGATTCGCTCAGGTAGTTGGCGAGGATGTTCAGGACCCACTTCGCCGGTCTGCGGACCATGGGGATGGCGACGTTCCTCCCCGTGCGCGCCGCGACGACCATGTCGTTGTCTTCGAGGAGGCCGACGATCTCCCCGATCCGATCGATCGGGTAGGTTCCATCCGCGTCCGT is part of the Candidatus Eisenbacteria bacterium genome and encodes:
- a CDS encoding holo-ACP synthase, giving the protein MVVGVGIDLVEVERVGRAAERFGERFLRRIFHPNELEHPRGEWVQFLAARFAVKEALFKALGTGWSGGVRWIDVEVQNLRSGQPILLLHGTASQRADEMGARRTHVSITHTAGHAAAVVVLETLDHEASRPGPTA
- a CDS encoding glycosyltransferase family 2 protein, giving the protein METAISPAVSIVIPAYNEEDGISEVIRQIRALPLRAELIVVDDGSADRTARRADDAGARVIRHPRNKGYGAALKTGILSSGAPLIIITDADGTYPIDRIGEIVGLLEDNDMVVAARTGRNVAIPMVRRPAKWVLNILANYLSESKIPDLNSGLRGFRRESLVPYLPVLPAGFSFTTTITLAMHVNDRRIAYLPVDYHPRRGRSKIRPLQDTLNFLALIIRTILYFRPLKIFLPVSAFLFFVAVAIFAYSAAFTEKIMDASVAITLMTSLQMAAIGLLADLIDKRCQR